In Paenibacillus sonchi, a single genomic region encodes these proteins:
- a CDS encoding FeoB-associated Cys-rich membrane protein — protein sequence MIINILIIALVFGYSGWMIYRHVQKGKEGACAGCDKAKTCAAASATSPFSCSGGPVDPKHSAKA from the coding sequence ATGATAATAAATATATTGATTATAGCGCTTGTATTTGGCTACTCCGGCTGGATGATTTACCGTCACGTGCAAAAGGGAAAAGAAGGGGCTTGCGCCGGGTGTGATAAAGCCAAGACCTGCGCTGCCGCCTCCGCAACTTCTCCATTCTCCTGCAGCGGAGGACCGGTAGATCCCAAGCATTCAGCCAAGGCCTGA
- a CDS encoding ATP-binding protein produces the protein MISQYQESLLLPARTFQSGPMNTTYEDVLEHIDSGILLFDEEGVLTFVNKQMYGILGLNRHSLLGCTLIHLLSNIQMNRFKKRQVLHGYREMMKKGKPSYEFVDEYGRYWKVSLHCGEHMKGCYLFTFKEISDYKLIEQTAYQNDSLAMLGKLSASIAHEIRNPLTAIRGFIQLLHPHLHQLGKEEYAKIILAEIDRANDIIHEFLTSSKPSVPQVAMIPVSALLKEVVLLTESEALMKGCEINFYPLQEEMIISGDIKQMKQVVLNMIRNAMEAITEKIDDSMGRIELGASREGAEVRIFISDNGKGMDICTLDRLFSPFFTTKENGTGLGLSVSDRIIKNHGGCISVSSRVNEGTRFVISLPLIQ, from the coding sequence GTGATAAGCCAATATCAGGAAAGCTTGCTTTTGCCGGCAAGAACGTTTCAATCTGGACCGATGAACACTACATATGAGGATGTACTAGAGCACATTGACAGCGGAATTTTACTTTTTGATGAAGAGGGTGTGCTGACGTTTGTGAATAAGCAGATGTACGGCATTCTTGGATTGAACAGGCATTCTCTTTTGGGCTGCACTTTGATTCACTTGCTGTCGAATATCCAAATGAACCGTTTCAAGAAGAGACAGGTGCTGCACGGATATCGTGAAATGATGAAGAAAGGTAAGCCAAGCTATGAATTTGTAGATGAATACGGCCGGTATTGGAAAGTGTCTCTGCACTGCGGCGAGCACATGAAAGGCTGCTATCTGTTCACGTTCAAGGAAATCTCCGATTACAAGCTGATTGAACAAACGGCTTACCAGAACGACAGTCTCGCTATGCTTGGCAAATTATCAGCATCAATTGCTCATGAGATCCGAAATCCGCTGACTGCGATTCGCGGGTTCATTCAATTGCTGCATCCCCATCTTCATCAGCTGGGCAAAGAGGAGTATGCCAAGATCATATTAGCGGAGATCGATCGTGCGAACGATATTATTCATGAATTTCTGACCTCCTCCAAACCTTCAGTGCCGCAGGTGGCAATGATTCCAGTATCGGCGCTGCTAAAGGAAGTAGTGCTGCTGACAGAAAGCGAAGCCTTGATGAAAGGCTGTGAGATCAATTTTTATCCGCTTCAGGAGGAAATGATCATCTCAGGCGACATCAAGCAGATGAAGCAGGTCGTGCTCAATATGATAAGGAACGCAATGGAAGCGATTACCGAAAAGATTGATGATTCTATGGGCAGGATCGAGCTGGGGGCGTCCAGAGAAGGTGCCGAGGTTCGCATCTTTATTTCCGACAATGGCAAAGGGATGGATATCTGCACTCTTGACAGGTTGTTTAGTCCTTTTTTCACCACGAAGGAAAATGGGACGGGACTCGGACTGTCCGTCAGCGACCGGATTATTAAAAACCATGGGGGATGCATTTCGGTCAGCAGCCGGGTCAACGAGGGGACAAGATTTGTCATTTCGCTGCCGCTGATCCAATAG
- a CDS encoding putative bifunctional diguanylate cyclase/phosphodiesterase, giving the protein MRQEEKKTIHAAITGAVLFLLIQIFRTPLGNIEDKDLLSALYLIIGFCNVAFGFAIFAQGWLFFANRLSQARLYTSALFLGVCIFDFLHTLSFVGIPAISSYINAEQSLWLLTFSRLASALGILFIFGRGDKPVASAGKNKVFRTSSVLVLGALALFIFGDMAATRMSGYSEVDGLQHVMNLAVLFIYLLAVGIIVYPGKTEKSASLLIIIRSLIFFALGQVFLMNLLSVGELDYLFGMLSSSAAYYLLLKGVYRLTIEEPFQENEEAEARINYLAYHDDLTGLPNRRRLMQRVEEMLLQSERDKSRGFTALVIMNINHFKNINDSLGHYAGDLLLQLVAKRIGNEAKANEELYSMGADEFAFLMTDRTGVENCLIRAGELLRLFDTPVQLESGEYHISLSLGMSIYPGDGDTAEQLIQNADTAVHNAKDQGVEIRRYIPAMQMKAKERLKLENDLRRALERDEFYLVYQPQVQLETEEIVGMEALLRWNHPKRGLVSPVDFIPIAEESGLIVPIGEWVLKTACLQNKMWQNAGYRPICVSINLSMRQFLQPNLAGKIDVILQDIGLDPCYVDLEITESMTLDKETAFDQLNRLKRLGVFISIDDFGTGYSSLHYLKNMPIDRLKIDRSFVSEVLEDSNNAAIVSTITSMAHHLKLKVTAEGVENQEQLQFLRQQQCHEGQGYLFSKPIKAAEFETFFLKPSLGLPS; this is encoded by the coding sequence ATGAGACAAGAAGAGAAAAAGACCATACATGCGGCAATTACAGGGGCCGTGCTGTTCCTTCTGATACAAATTTTTCGTACACCGCTGGGGAATATAGAGGATAAGGATTTGTTGTCGGCGCTCTATCTGATCATTGGCTTTTGTAATGTCGCCTTTGGATTTGCTATTTTTGCCCAAGGATGGCTGTTCTTCGCTAACCGGTTATCGCAGGCCAGGCTTTATACCTCTGCGCTTTTTTTGGGTGTATGCATATTTGACTTTTTACACACGCTCAGTTTCGTAGGCATTCCGGCAATATCTTCCTATATTAATGCTGAACAATCCTTGTGGCTGCTCACCTTCTCGCGGTTAGCGAGTGCATTAGGGATTTTGTTCATCTTCGGCAGAGGGGACAAGCCGGTAGCATCGGCAGGCAAAAACAAAGTCTTCCGGACCTCCTCTGTGCTGGTTCTGGGCGCTTTGGCTCTGTTCATTTTTGGGGATATGGCAGCTACCCGGATGTCAGGTTATTCGGAGGTTGACGGACTGCAGCATGTCATGAATCTGGCCGTGCTTTTTATCTATCTGCTAGCCGTGGGCATCATCGTCTACCCTGGCAAAACGGAGAAGTCGGCTTCCCTCCTCATTATTATCCGCTCATTGATTTTTTTCGCGCTGGGGCAGGTATTCCTTATGAATCTTCTGAGCGTAGGAGAGCTGGATTATCTGTTTGGAATGCTCAGCAGCAGTGCAGCCTATTATCTTCTGCTGAAGGGCGTATACCGGCTTACCATTGAAGAGCCTTTTCAGGAAAATGAGGAGGCAGAGGCCCGGATTAATTATCTGGCTTACCACGATGATCTGACCGGTCTGCCGAATCGGCGCCGCCTGATGCAGCGCGTGGAAGAAATGCTGCTTCAGAGTGAACGGGACAAGAGCCGCGGATTCACCGCACTGGTTATCATGAATATCAATCATTTCAAAAATATAAATGACTCGCTCGGACATTACGCCGGCGATCTTCTGCTTCAACTGGTCGCCAAGCGTATTGGGAATGAAGCGAAAGCGAATGAAGAGCTTTACAGTATGGGAGCGGATGAGTTTGCTTTTCTTATGACGGACCGGACGGGTGTAGAGAATTGCCTGATTCGTGCGGGGGAGCTTCTGCGGCTATTCGACACGCCGGTGCAGCTTGAATCCGGGGAGTATCATATTTCACTCAGTCTGGGCATGAGCATTTATCCTGGAGACGGGGACACGGCAGAGCAGCTGATTCAGAATGCGGATACCGCTGTTCATAATGCCAAAGACCAGGGAGTAGAGATCCGCCGGTACATACCCGCAATGCAGATGAAAGCGAAGGAACGGCTGAAACTGGAAAATGATCTGCGCCGCGCGCTTGAACGTGACGAGTTCTATCTGGTCTATCAGCCGCAGGTACAGCTCGAAACCGAAGAAATCGTGGGTATGGAAGCACTGCTGCGCTGGAATCATCCGAAGCGCGGACTGGTCTCCCCAGTAGACTTCATCCCGATTGCCGAAGAGAGCGGCCTGATTGTTCCAATTGGGGAATGGGTGCTCAAGACAGCCTGCCTTCAGAATAAAATGTGGCAGAACGCCGGTTACCGGCCCATTTGCGTCTCCATCAACCTGTCTATGCGCCAATTTCTCCAGCCGAATCTGGCGGGGAAAATTGATGTCATTCTGCAGGATATCGGGCTTGACCCTTGTTATGTTGATCTGGAGATTACGGAAAGCATGACCCTGGATAAAGAGACGGCCTTCGATCAGCTCAACCGCTTGAAGAGATTGGGGGTCTTTATCAGTATTGATGATTTCGGCACAGGCTACAGTTCTTTGCATTACCTGAAGAATATGCCGATTGACCGGCTGAAGATCGACCGTTCCTTTGTATCGGAAGTGTTGGAGGACAGCAACAACGCAGCCATTGTATCGACGATTACCTCCATGGCCCATCACTTGAAGCTGAAGGTAACGGCGGAAGGTGTGGAGAACCAGGAGCAGCTGCAATTCCTGCGCCAGCAGCAATGCCATGAGGGACAAGGGTATTTGTTCAGCAAACCCATTAAGGCGGCCGAATTCGAAACCTTTTTTCTGAAGCCCTCGCTGGGGTTGCCATCTTAA
- a CDS encoding leucyl aminopeptidase, with the protein MFLRSNHHPNRGTGVIIIDIEWSSGIRAMTLQGDALCLMITENEMESGEAGEWAEQISRVSQAGLFGAKLNQIYVLPLEGRLGLPVLILAGCGSGLAGTDELRLIAAQAARAAHRLNVVRLIIQVPDNLSKLTAARPQEAGQALTEGLILGAYRRTHYKREQPVYAGLESVVFLLDRKAEAAESLEWSQGIKQGQVFGEATNLARNLTNLPGNLLTPSALAMAAIEIAERHGFPAEVLDEQEIAQKGMGGLLAVGKGSVHPPRMIVIRYQGTSRWENVTAIVGKGITFDTGGISLKRAPGMEDMISDMGGAAAVLGVMESLGTLRPRINVVMLIPSAENMPAANAFKPGDIVTTLSGRTIEILNTDAEGRVVLADALTYSLEWGADRIIDVATLTGAVLSVLGDTATGAVTNNEVMMEALQTASIRAGEKIWRLPVFPEFREMLSSEVADIRNAAGRYGGASTAGLFIGEFAEGRPWVHLDIAGTAFLSKERGVNPKGATGVMVRTLLQYLLHLNADDEARAADTPQS; encoded by the coding sequence GTGTTCTTACGAAGCAATCATCATCCGAATCGCGGGACAGGAGTGATTATTATCGATATTGAATGGAGCAGCGGCATACGGGCAATGACACTGCAGGGTGATGCACTTTGTCTGATGATAACTGAGAATGAAATGGAAAGCGGTGAGGCTGGTGAATGGGCGGAGCAAATTAGCCGAGTCTCACAAGCCGGACTGTTTGGTGCCAAGCTGAATCAGATTTATGTCCTTCCGCTGGAAGGGCGGCTTGGGCTTCCTGTTCTCATTCTGGCAGGCTGCGGGAGTGGGCTGGCGGGAACGGATGAGCTCCGTCTTATTGCGGCTCAGGCGGCCCGTGCGGCTCACAGGCTAAACGTTGTCAGACTCATCATCCAGGTTCCGGACAATCTGAGCAAGCTGACTGCGGCAAGGCCCCAAGAGGCCGGGCAAGCACTGACGGAAGGGCTCATTCTGGGAGCTTACCGCCGGACGCACTACAAGCGGGAACAGCCGGTTTATGCAGGCCTTGAGTCTGTTGTATTCCTTCTGGACCGGAAAGCAGAGGCCGCAGAATCTCTGGAATGGTCCCAAGGGATTAAGCAGGGCCAGGTTTTTGGTGAAGCGACCAACCTGGCACGCAATCTTACCAATCTTCCTGGCAATCTGTTGACGCCATCAGCGCTTGCCATGGCGGCGATTGAAATTGCCGAGCGGCATGGATTCCCTGCCGAAGTTCTGGATGAACAGGAAATCGCACAAAAGGGCATGGGCGGGCTACTGGCAGTCGGCAAAGGGAGTGTGCATCCACCACGAATGATTGTTATCCGTTATCAGGGCACCAGCCGATGGGAGAATGTTACTGCAATCGTAGGCAAGGGCATTACCTTTGATACCGGCGGCATTTCCCTCAAGCGGGCGCCGGGCATGGAGGATATGATCAGCGATATGGGCGGTGCGGCGGCTGTGCTTGGCGTTATGGAGTCGCTGGGGACACTGCGTCCGCGGATTAACGTGGTAATGCTTATTCCTTCTGCAGAAAATATGCCTGCAGCCAATGCCTTCAAACCGGGGGACATCGTGACTACCCTGAGCGGCCGGACCATCGAAATCCTGAATACCGATGCTGAAGGCCGGGTTGTGCTGGCAGATGCGCTCACCTATTCCCTGGAGTGGGGCGCGGACCGGATTATCGATGTAGCGACGCTGACAGGGGCTGTGCTCTCGGTTCTCGGTGATACCGCAACGGGGGCTGTAACCAATAATGAGGTGATGATGGAGGCGCTTCAGACAGCCTCTATCCGCGCCGGAGAGAAAATTTGGCGGCTGCCGGTGTTTCCCGAGTTTCGTGAGATGCTAAGCAGCGAGGTGGCAGATATCCGCAATGCAGCCGGAAGATACGGCGGAGCCAGCACAGCTGGTTTGTTCATCGGTGAGTTTGCGGAGGGGCGGCCCTGGGTTCATCTGGACATTGCCGGAACGGCATTTCTGTCCAAGGAACGCGGAGTGAATCCCAAGGGGGCAACCGGTGTAATGGTGCGCACGCTGCTGCAATATTTACTGCACTTGAATGCTGACGATGAGGCCAGGGCTGCGGATACACCCCAAAGCTGA
- a CDS encoding peroxiredoxin, whose translation MAERLVGKPAPDFTMETVTGDGKDFGKVSLSDYRGKWLVFFFYPLDFTFVCPTEITALSEAAADFTALDTEILGVSIDSVHSHKAWITTPKDSNGLGPINFPLASDITKKVASDYGVLIEEEGVALRGLFIIDPDGELKYQVVNHNDVGRSVEETLRVLQALQSGGLCAMNWKPGDKNL comes from the coding sequence ATGGCAGAACGTTTGGTAGGTAAACCAGCCCCAGATTTCACAATGGAAACCGTAACGGGCGACGGTAAGGATTTCGGTAAGGTAAGCTTGTCCGACTATCGCGGCAAATGGCTTGTATTCTTCTTTTATCCGCTTGACTTCACATTTGTATGTCCGACGGAAATCACAGCGCTTAGCGAGGCTGCAGCTGACTTCACAGCGCTTGATACCGAAATTCTCGGTGTGAGCATCGATTCGGTTCACAGCCACAAAGCATGGATTACCACACCTAAGGATTCGAACGGTCTTGGACCGATCAACTTCCCGCTTGCTTCGGATATCACGAAGAAGGTTGCCAGTGATTATGGCGTCCTGATCGAAGAAGAAGGTGTGGCACTGCGCGGTCTGTTCATCATTGATCCTGACGGTGAGCTGAAATACCAGGTAGTCAACCACAACGATGTAGGCCGCAGCGTAGAAGAAACACTTCGTGTTCTGCAAGCTCTGCAATCAGGCGGACTCTGCGCGATGAACTGGAAACCGGGCGACAAAAATCTGTAA
- the feoB gene encoding ferrous iron transport protein B, whose amino-acid sequence MSSIALVGNPNTGKTSLFNTLTSSYEYVGNWAGVTVEKKIGSLKNGAGKLIDLPGIYSLHPLSRDEGVATQYLIEESPEALINIVDASQLERNLLLTLQLLEYGKPTVLGLNMIDVAKARGIAVNHEVLQSRLGITVLPLIARTGKGSGQVLSVLEKASTIPQVTFRLDYGELTEEAIASIVTELKSIPGLPNLRWVALQLMEQNPVVLELLKKRMDISRLMVICDGCQNALQSSKQALTLPQWIRSVRMDYIRSLCAAAMDTTLLKPHNLTERLDSILTHRFLGLPLFIFFMYAMFKTTFDWVGGPLSDLVDGLISGPISTGASSLLHTVGASEFTHALIVDGIIGGVGGVIVFVPQIFILFLMISFLEDSGYMARVCLLMDSTMERMGLNGKAFIPFIIGFGCNVPAIMAARSIEQPKDRMLTTLLMPLMSCSARLPVYLLFAAVFFPAQQATAVLAMYVLGVVFALILCKLFSKHLFKNESSVFIIELPPYRMPQLKTLGRSTWEKGKGFLRKAGTIILAGSVIIWLMSYAGPSGLNVEMDHSFLAKFGGLIAPLLHPLGFGTWQAGSTLVPGFLAKEVVVSTMNIIYHAPDAAGLEGQISQVFTPLSSVSFMAFILLYIPCLATVGVIRKETASWKWTFFSMGYSLVLAYLVSLVIFQGGSLLGLS is encoded by the coding sequence ATGAGTTCAATTGCTCTCGTAGGTAATCCTAATACTGGGAAAACCTCGCTTTTTAATACACTGACTTCTTCCTATGAATATGTGGGCAACTGGGCAGGCGTAACGGTTGAGAAAAAAATCGGCAGCCTGAAGAACGGCGCAGGCAAGCTGATCGATCTCCCTGGTATATATTCGCTGCATCCCCTCTCCCGTGATGAGGGTGTCGCCACGCAATATCTGATCGAGGAATCCCCGGAAGCCCTCATTAATATCGTTGATGCCTCCCAGCTGGAACGCAATTTGCTGCTCACCCTTCAATTGCTTGAGTATGGCAAACCCACTGTCCTGGGGTTGAACATGATCGACGTGGCCAAGGCGCGCGGCATTGCAGTTAATCATGAGGTACTGCAGTCACGTCTTGGCATTACTGTGCTCCCGCTGATTGCCAGAACCGGCAAAGGCAGCGGACAAGTACTCAGTGTCCTGGAGAAAGCTTCAACGATCCCGCAGGTAACCTTCAGACTGGATTATGGCGAACTGACCGAGGAAGCCATCGCTTCCATCGTAACGGAATTGAAGTCCATTCCCGGACTGCCCAACCTGCGCTGGGTTGCCTTACAGTTGATGGAGCAGAATCCGGTTGTTCTGGAACTGCTGAAGAAACGTATGGATATCTCCCGCCTCATGGTTATCTGCGACGGATGCCAGAACGCATTGCAGAGCAGCAAGCAGGCGCTGACGCTGCCTCAATGGATCCGGTCTGTCCGTATGGACTACATCCGCTCCCTCTGCGCAGCCGCGATGGATACCACACTTCTTAAGCCGCATAATCTGACTGAAAGACTTGATTCCATTCTGACGCACCGTTTTCTTGGGCTGCCGCTGTTCATTTTCTTTATGTACGCAATGTTTAAGACAACCTTTGACTGGGTCGGCGGGCCATTATCGGATCTTGTAGACGGCTTGATATCAGGCCCCATCAGCACTGGAGCGAGTTCACTGCTTCACACAGTAGGGGCATCGGAATTCACACACGCGCTTATCGTGGACGGAATTATTGGCGGTGTTGGCGGGGTTATCGTCTTCGTTCCGCAGATCTTCATCCTGTTCCTGATGATCTCATTCCTTGAGGACTCCGGTTATATGGCGCGTGTCTGCCTGCTGATGGACAGCACAATGGAGCGCATGGGGCTCAACGGTAAAGCCTTCATTCCTTTTATCATCGGCTTCGGCTGCAACGTTCCGGCAATTATGGCCGCACGCAGTATTGAGCAGCCTAAAGACCGCATGCTGACTACACTCCTGATGCCGCTTATGTCCTGCTCCGCACGGCTTCCGGTGTATCTGCTGTTTGCAGCTGTATTTTTCCCGGCTCAGCAGGCTACAGCAGTTCTGGCCATGTATGTGCTGGGCGTTGTGTTTGCACTCATTTTGTGCAAATTGTTCTCCAAACATCTGTTCAAGAATGAATCCTCGGTCTTTATCATTGAGCTTCCGCCCTACCGGATGCCCCAGCTGAAGACGCTTGGCCGCAGCACCTGGGAAAAAGGCAAAGGGTTTCTGCGCAAGGCGGGAACGATCATTCTTGCCGGTTCTGTGATTATCTGGCTGATGTCTTACGCTGGCCCTTCAGGATTAAATGTGGAAATGGACCACAGCTTCCTCGCTAAATTCGGCGGGTTGATTGCGCCCCTGCTGCATCCGCTTGGTTTTGGCACCTGGCAGGCTGGCTCTACGCTGGTTCCCGGTTTTCTGGCCAAAGAGGTTGTTGTATCTACCATGAATATTATCTATCATGCGCCGGATGCGGCCGGACTCGAAGGCCAAATCTCGCAGGTCTTCACCCCGCTCAGCTCGGTCAGCTTCATGGCCTTTATCCTGCTCTATATTCCTTGCCTGGCTACTGTAGGGGTTATCAGGAAAGAGACTGCTTCGTGGAAATGGACCTTTTTCTCCATGGGATATTCGCTGGTGCTGGCGTATTTGGTTTCATTGGTCATTTTTCAAGGTGGAAGCTTGTTGGGCTTGTCGTAG
- a CDS encoding ferrous iron transport protein A, translating to MASTSCSLLRLQPGSTGSIQRIEGMNPILRRRLADLGVSEGVIIRLKGKGPFLGPITLECNGQLFAIRRKEASMIEVNVS from the coding sequence ATGGCTTCAACATCCTGCTCCTTACTGCGCTTACAACCGGGCTCAACAGGCTCCATTCAAAGAATAGAAGGAATGAACCCCATCCTGCGGCGCCGCTTGGCTGATCTTGGTGTGTCTGAAGGCGTAATAATCCGTCTGAAAGGGAAAGGCCCTTTTCTCGGTCCCATCACCCTGGAATGCAATGGTCAACTGTTCGCTATCCGCCGGAAGGAGGCTTCCATGATTGAGGTGAATGTCTCATGA
- the leuB gene encoding 3-isopropylmalate dehydrogenase, which yields MSEVKKIAVIAGDGIGPEVVAEALKVLKKTEELFGYAFETEQALFGGIAIDERGTPLPEDTLEICRSADAVLLGAVGGPKWDNNPKELRPETGLLGIRKALGLFSNLRPAVVFDCLKDASTLKPEVLEGTDLMVVRELTGGIYFGDKLRRQGEFGEEAVDTCVYNVTEVERIVRQAFEIAGKRRNKLASVDKANVLETSRLWREVVNRIAPEYPQVELEHVLVDNCAMQLLRRPSSFDVIVTENMFGDILSDEAAMLTGSIGMLASASLGEGSYGLYEPVHGSAPDIAGQGLANPIATILSLALMFRLTFGYEAAAAAIEAAVAEVLDAGHRTSDIAVDKSKALSTAQMGDLIVAAIRKA from the coding sequence ATGAGCGAGGTCAAAAAAATCGCCGTAATCGCCGGGGACGGTATCGGACCTGAAGTTGTGGCTGAAGCGTTGAAAGTATTGAAAAAAACGGAGGAACTGTTCGGTTATGCTTTTGAAACCGAGCAGGCGCTGTTTGGCGGTATTGCCATTGATGAACGGGGAACGCCGCTTCCGGAGGATACGCTGGAAATCTGCCGCAGCGCCGATGCTGTGCTGCTGGGTGCGGTCGGCGGGCCGAAATGGGACAACAACCCCAAGGAGCTGCGTCCGGAAACCGGGCTGCTGGGCATTCGCAAAGCGCTGGGACTGTTCTCGAACCTTCGCCCGGCCGTTGTTTTTGACTGTCTGAAGGATGCGTCGACGCTGAAGCCGGAAGTGCTGGAAGGCACAGATCTCATGGTGGTGCGCGAACTGACAGGCGGCATTTATTTCGGTGACAAGCTGCGCCGTCAAGGCGAATTCGGTGAAGAAGCCGTTGATACATGTGTGTATAATGTAACGGAAGTAGAGCGCATTGTGCGCCAAGCCTTTGAAATTGCCGGCAAACGCCGCAATAAGCTTGCGAGTGTCGACAAAGCGAATGTTCTGGAAACCTCCCGTCTCTGGCGTGAAGTTGTGAACAGAATTGCTCCGGAATATCCGCAGGTAGAGCTGGAGCATGTACTTGTAGACAACTGCGCTATGCAGCTGCTCCGCCGTCCGTCGAGCTTCGATGTTATTGTGACGGAGAATATGTTCGGAGATATCCTGAGTGATGAAGCTGCAATGCTGACGGGATCGATCGGCATGCTGGCTTCGGCATCGCTCGGCGAAGGCAGCTACGGCCTCTATGAGCCGGTCCACGGCTCTGCGCCTGATATTGCCGGACAGGGACTGGCTAATCCAATCGCCACCATTCTGTCGCTCGCTCTCATGTTCCGCTTGACCTTCGGTTATGAGGCGGCTGCGGCTGCTATAGAGGCTGCCGTGGCTGAGGTGCTGGATGCGGGACACCGCACAAGCGATATCGCCGTAGATAAGAGCAAGGCCCTCAGCACCGCACAGATGGGCGATCTCATTGTGGCGGCTATCCGCAAAGCCTAA
- a CDS encoding aldolase catalytic domain-containing protein, whose translation MKSNKSKIVDCTIRDGGLVNNWDFSVEFVQNLYAGLNEAGVDYMEIGYKNSPKLLKGAEGAGPWRFLNDDFLRKVIPQKGHTKLSALVDIGRVDENDILPRSESMLDLIRVACYSKDVDKALQLVQTFHDLGYETTINIMALSNVMENELLEAFEQIRESVVDVVYIVDSYGSLDHNDIHYLVDKFQTHLPNKRLGVHTHNNLQLAFSNTLLASEKGVELLDASCYGMGRAAGNCPTELLVTHLKNTRYTLRPVLDILERLMIPLREKEEWGYIIPYMITGTLDEHPRSAMALRSSEDKDKAVEFYDKLTTPEVNFGDK comes from the coding sequence GTGAAGAGTAATAAAAGCAAGATTGTCGATTGCACGATCCGCGATGGAGGTTTGGTTAATAACTGGGATTTCAGTGTTGAATTCGTTCAGAATCTGTATGCCGGCCTGAATGAGGCTGGTGTTGATTATATGGAAATCGGGTATAAAAATTCACCTAAACTGCTCAAAGGAGCAGAGGGAGCCGGGCCATGGCGTTTTTTGAATGATGATTTTCTGAGAAAAGTGATTCCGCAGAAGGGTCACACCAAGCTGTCTGCGCTGGTGGATATCGGCCGGGTGGATGAGAATGATATTTTGCCCCGCAGTGAAAGTATGCTGGATCTGATCCGCGTTGCCTGCTACAGCAAAGATGTGGACAAGGCCCTGCAGCTGGTGCAGACGTTCCATGATCTAGGTTATGAAACCACCATTAATATTATGGCCTTGTCGAATGTCATGGAGAATGAATTGCTGGAAGCCTTTGAACAAATCCGCGAGAGCGTTGTAGACGTTGTATATATTGTGGATTCATACGGCAGCCTGGACCATAACGACATTCATTATCTGGTGGACAAGTTCCAAACCCACCTGCCGAATAAGCGGTTAGGGGTACATACCCATAACAATTTGCAGCTGGCCTTCTCCAACACCCTTCTGGCTTCCGAAAAAGGTGTGGAGCTGCTTGATGCTTCCTGCTACGGGATGGGACGTGCCGCCGGAAACTGCCCAACTGAGCTGCTGGTTACCCACTTGAAGAATACCAGGTACACGCTCCGGCCAGTACTCGACATCCTGGAACGGCTGATGATCCCTTTGCGTGAAAAGGAAGAATGGGGCTACATCATTCCGTATATGATTACAGGCACGCTGGATGAGCATCCCCGCTCCGCAATGGCGCTGCGTTCATCGGAGGACAAGGACAAAGCGGTTGAATTCTATGACAAGCTCACCACACCTGAAGTGAATTTTGGAGATAAATAA